The Salvia miltiorrhiza cultivar Shanhuang (shh) chromosome 1, IMPLAD_Smil_shh, whole genome shotgun sequence genome has a window encoding:
- the LOC130985571 gene encoding proteinaceous RNase P 1, chloroplastic/mitochondrial-like → MASFSSTYKPLQLHLSNFSLNTFPFHHSSPSPSKLPLITPPNVRLAARPETALSLDSARDADFLSGLSSFSDTTKRADTGKKPAERRVILKDRYSNSKRRKDGNLRGPKEGGVRNGDNVEQKEKRIKKSKADQPGNMLRIGLDSCSKMGDVVAAIKLYDLARKEGIPIGQYHYAVLLYLCSSAAAGVVQPAKSGTRGRSLSSGDRESSQSLSDIVEMVNCRGGFSDEDLSSCVDGSRDVSGLSLDSLVQSMRKAAENSNSTSDEIQVSEDMKRVALEKGFEIYKEMGLEKVPMNEATFTSVARMAMALGDGEMAFDIVKQMKEYGINPRLRSYGPALAIFCNNGDVENAFEVEKHMLENGVYPEEPELEALLRASIEAGKSDKVYYILHKLRTSVRQVSPSTADSIEKWFTSKVASRVGKRKWDQELIMQAMENGGGGWHGSGWLGKGKWRVSRSRVGSDGICKCCGEKLVTIDLDPIETENFAKSVASIAAQRERNSSFEKFQKWLDYYGPFEAVVDAANVGLYSQRKFKPSKVNLVVNGIRQMLPSKKFPLIVLHNRRITGEKMDEPFNRSLIDKWRNADALYATPTGSNDDWYWLYAAIKCRCLLVTNDEMRDHLFQLLGNDFFPKWKERHQVRFTFAESGPVFRMPPPCSVVIQETEKGHWHVPIASEVENEDERIWLCCSRGNSSLNNQDSSHLQKEAQISRQQMGTRNLVESLLTGKRKHEPSSNAALTKNHASVVRLLEAAEQRGACPIDFQI, encoded by the exons ATGGCCTCCTTTTCTTCCACGTACAAACCTCTGCAACTCCACCTCTCTAATTTCTCTCTCAACACTTTCCCATTCCATCattcttctccttctccttcaaAACTCCCACTCATAACTCCACCTAACGTACGCCTCGCCGCTCGTCCCGAAACGGCGTTATCCCTTGATTCTGCTCGAGATGCTGATTTTCTTTCTGGCCTTTCTTCTTTCTCTGATACAACCAAAAGGGCTGATACTGGAAAAAAACCTGCTGAGCGAAGAGTCATACTAAAGGATAGGTATTCGAATTCTAAGAGAAGGAAAGATGGCAATTTGAGAGGACCAAAGGAGGGTGGTGTTAGAAATGGAGACAATGTGGAGCAGAAAGAGAAGAGGATCAAGAAATCCAAAGCTGATCAACCGGGAAATATGCTGCGGATTGGATTGGACAGTTGCTCCAAAATGGGTGATGTTGTTGCTGCCATTAAGCTCTATGATTTGGCGAGGAAGGAAGGCATCCCAATTGGGCAGTACCATTATGCTGTTCTTCTCTATCTCTGCTCTTCTGCGGCTGCTGGTGTGGTGCAGCCTGCAAAGAGCGGCACCCGTGGCCGGAGCTTGAGCTCCGGCGACCGGGAGAGTTCTCAATCGTTGAGTGATATTGTTGAAATGGTGAATTGTCGAGGTGGCTTTAGTGATGAGGATTTAAGTAGTTGTGTTGATGGCTCTCGTGATGTTAGTGGACTGAGTTTAGATAGTTTGGTTCAATCTATGAGGAAAGCTGCTGAGAATTCGAATAGTACAAGTGACGAAATTCAAGTGAGTGAAGATATGAAAAGGGTTGCACTTGAAAAGGGATTTGAGATATATAAGGAAATGGGGTTGGAGAAAGTCCCAATGAATGAAGCAACATTTACATCTGTAGCAAGAATGGCTATGGCTTTAGGTGATGGTGAGATGGCATTTGATATTGTGAAACAAATGAAAGAATATGGCATAAACCCTAGGCTAAGATCATATGGCCCTGCTCTAGCTATTTTCTGCAACAATGGAGATGTTGAGAATGCATTTGAGGTTGAGAAACACATGCTTGAAAACGGGGTTTATCCAGAGGAGCCTGAGCTAGAAGCCCTTCTTAGAGCAAGCATAGAAGCTGGGAAAAGTGATAAGGTGTATTACATATTGCATAAGCTTAGGACAAGTGTGAGGCAGGTCTCACCTAGTACAGCGGATTCGATTGAGAAGTGGTTTACTAGCAAGGTGGCTTCACGGGTGGGGAAAAGAAAATGGGATCAAGAATTGATCATGCAAGCAATGGAGAATGGTGGTGGTGGCTGGCATGGGAGTGGCTGGTTGGGTAAAGGGAAATGGAGAGTGTCGCGTAGTCGTGTTGGTTCTGATGGAATATGCAAGTGTTGTGGCGAGAAATTAGTTACAATAGACCTTGATCCAATAGAAACTGAAAACTTTGCGAAATCTGTGGCATCCATAGCTgcacagagagagagaaattcgAGTTTTGAGAAGTTTCAA AAGTGGCTTGACTATTATGGACCTTTCGAAGCAGTGGTGGATGCTGCAAACGTCGGCCTTTACAGCCAAAGAAAGTTTAAGCCATCTAAG GTAAATTTAGTTGTGAATGGAATCCGCCAGATGCTTCCTTCGAAGAAATTTCCTCTTATCGTATTGCATAATAGGCGAATTACAGGGGAGAAGATGGATGAGCCTTTTAATAGATCATTGATTGATAAGTGGAGGAATGCTGACGCTCTCTATGCAACACCAACTGGATCAAATGATGATTG GTACTGGTTGTATGCAGCTATAAAGTGCAGATGCTTACTTGTGACCAACGACGAGATGAGAGATCACCTGTTTCAACTTCTAGGCAATGATTTTTtcccaaaatggaaagaaaggCATCAG GTTCGTTTCACCTTTGCTGAATCTGGTCCAGTGTTCCGTATGCCACCTCCGTGTTCTGTTGTTATACAG GAAACAGAGAAAGGCCACTGGCATGTGCCTATTGCATCCGAGGTTGAAAATGAGGATGAAAGAATATGGTTATGCTGTTCTCGTGGGAACTCAAGCTTGAACAATCAAGATTCTTCACATTTACAAAAAG AAGCACAAATCTCCCGCCAGCAGATGGGAACGAGAAATCTGGTCGAATCTCTGTTAACTGGAAAGCGCAAGCATGAACCAAGCTCGAATGCTGCATTGACAAAGAATCATGCTTCAGTTGTTCGACTACTTGAAGCTGCAGAGCAACGCGGTGCTTGCCCCATCGATTTTCAAATATAA
- the LOC130985583 gene encoding protein FAR1-RELATED SEQUENCE 5-like isoform X2: protein MENSGFDLELHGAACGDSDEEGVALPRSVGEVVDGNEGQDEGHILELEKKLLEQVVYSEEEAYMLYCDYATAMGFNVRRGKQYYFMGTKRVRSKTYCCSKEGVKDDKADTNGVGYKKPETRTGCRAMISFICDDSGQWKVSRFVKEHNHEMAPPYAKPLVKSGQAILAANVYGSGGALESLSEHDKIRELSLQLAIAKNRAETSEKLAATYKRQLHMIVGHIEDHNQSLSNKIQKVLNNVEELESEDRKKL from the exons ATGGAAAATTCTGGATTCGACCTGGAACTCCACGGAGCTGCCTGTGGAGATAGTGATGAAGAAGGAGTTGCACTGCCACGTTCTGTTGGAGAAGTCGTTGATGGGAATGAGGGGCAAGATGAAGGTCATATTTTGGAGTTGGAAAAGAAATTATTGGAGCAAGTCGTGTACAGTGAGGAAGAAGCATACATGCTGTACTGTGATTATGCGACTGCCATGGGTTTTAATGTACGTAGGGGAAAGCAATACTATTTTATGGGAACCAAAAGGGTAAGATCAAAAACTTACTGCTGCTCAAAGGAAGGGGTTAAAGATGATAAAGCAGATACCAATGGTGTTGGTTACAAAAAGCCGGAAACAAGAACAGGATGCAGAGCAATGATATCTTTCATTTGTGATGATAGTGGCCAATGGAAGGTTTCCAGGTTTGTAAAGGAGCATAATCATGAAATGGCCCCGCCATATGCAAAGCCCTTGGTGAAATCTGGCCAAGCTATTTTGGCTGCAAATGTTTATGGAAGTGGCGGTGCTCTAGAATCACTG AGTGAACACGATAAAATTCGGGAACTATCTTTACAACTAGCCATTGCCAAAAATCGTGCTGAAACTTCTGAAAAGTTAGCTGCTACATACAAGCGGCAACTACATATGATTGTTGGGCACATTGAAGATCATAACCAGTCCTTGTCGAATAAGATTCAGAAAGTTCTGAACAACGTCGAGGAGTTGGAATCTGAAGATCGGAAGAAGTTGTAG
- the LOC130985583 gene encoding protein FAR1-RELATED SEQUENCE 5-like isoform X1, whose amino-acid sequence MHPKLLSNSASAVPAATTSAVALVNHAPPSIAEMENSGFDLELHGAACGDSDEEGVALPRSVGEVVDGNEGQDEGHILELEKKLLEQVVYSEEEAYMLYCDYATAMGFNVRRGKQYYFMGTKRVRSKTYCCSKEGVKDDKADTNGVGYKKPETRTGCRAMISFICDDSGQWKVSRFVKEHNHEMAPPYAKPLVKSGQAILAANVYGSGGALESLSEHDKIRELSLQLAIAKNRAETSEKLAATYKRQLHMIVGHIEDHNQSLSNKIQKVLNNVEELESEDRKKL is encoded by the exons ATGcacccaaaattactttcaaattcCGCCTCCGCCGTCCCTGCCGCCACCACGTCCGCCGTCGCCTTGGTAAACCACGCCCCTCCTTCAATTGCAG AGATGGAAAATTCTGGATTCGACCTGGAACTCCACGGAGCTGCCTGTGGAGATAGTGATGAAGAAGGAGTTGCACTGCCACGTTCTGTTGGAGAAGTCGTTGATGGGAATGAGGGGCAAGATGAAGGTCATATTTTGGAGTTGGAAAAGAAATTATTGGAGCAAGTCGTGTACAGTGAGGAAGAAGCATACATGCTGTACTGTGATTATGCGACTGCCATGGGTTTTAATGTACGTAGGGGAAAGCAATACTATTTTATGGGAACCAAAAGGGTAAGATCAAAAACTTACTGCTGCTCAAAGGAAGGGGTTAAAGATGATAAAGCAGATACCAATGGTGTTGGTTACAAAAAGCCGGAAACAAGAACAGGATGCAGAGCAATGATATCTTTCATTTGTGATGATAGTGGCCAATGGAAGGTTTCCAGGTTTGTAAAGGAGCATAATCATGAAATGGCCCCGCCATATGCAAAGCCCTTGGTGAAATCTGGCCAAGCTATTTTGGCTGCAAATGTTTATGGAAGTGGCGGTGCTCTAGAATCACTG AGTGAACACGATAAAATTCGGGAACTATCTTTACAACTAGCCATTGCCAAAAATCGTGCTGAAACTTCTGAAAAGTTAGCTGCTACATACAAGCGGCAACTACATATGATTGTTGGGCACATTGAAGATCATAACCAGTCCTTGTCGAATAAGATTCAGAAAGTTCTGAACAACGTCGAGGAGTTGGAATCTGAAGATCGGAAGAAGTTGTAG
- the LOC130985583 gene encoding protein FAR1-RELATED SEQUENCE 5-like isoform X3 yields MHPKLLSNSASAVPAATTSAVALVNHAPPSIAEMENSGFDLELHGAACGDSDEEGVALPRSVGEVVDGNEGQDEGHILELEKKLLEQVVYSEEEAYMLYCDYATAMGFNVRRGKQYYFMGTKRVRSKTYCCSKEGVKDDKADTNGVGYKKPETRTGCRAMISFICDDSGQWKVSRFVKEHNHEMAPPYAKPLVKSGQAILAANVYGSGGALESLCSRIYFILSFGLIRCFLDMSC; encoded by the exons ATGcacccaaaattactttcaaattcCGCCTCCGCCGTCCCTGCCGCCACCACGTCCGCCGTCGCCTTGGTAAACCACGCCCCTCCTTCAATTGCAG AGATGGAAAATTCTGGATTCGACCTGGAACTCCACGGAGCTGCCTGTGGAGATAGTGATGAAGAAGGAGTTGCACTGCCACGTTCTGTTGGAGAAGTCGTTGATGGGAATGAGGGGCAAGATGAAGGTCATATTTTGGAGTTGGAAAAGAAATTATTGGAGCAAGTCGTGTACAGTGAGGAAGAAGCATACATGCTGTACTGTGATTATGCGACTGCCATGGGTTTTAATGTACGTAGGGGAAAGCAATACTATTTTATGGGAACCAAAAGGGTAAGATCAAAAACTTACTGCTGCTCAAAGGAAGGGGTTAAAGATGATAAAGCAGATACCAATGGTGTTGGTTACAAAAAGCCGGAAACAAGAACAGGATGCAGAGCAATGATATCTTTCATTTGTGATGATAGTGGCCAATGGAAGGTTTCCAGGTTTGTAAAGGAGCATAATCATGAAATGGCCCCGCCATATGCAAAGCCCTTGGTGAAATCTGGCCAAGCTATTTTGGCTGCAAATGTTTATGGAAGTGGCGGTGCTCTAGAATCACTG TGTTCAAGAATCTACTTCATATTATCATTTGGTTTGATACGATGCTTCTTGGATATGAGCTGCTAG